A DNA window from Theobroma cacao cultivar B97-61/B2 chromosome 5, Criollo_cocoa_genome_V2, whole genome shotgun sequence contains the following coding sequences:
- the LOC18599458 gene encoding uncharacterized protein At1g51745 isoform X1 — protein sequence MESGAGSDGGGVGSIVWVRRRNGSWWPGKILGPDELPASHLTSPRTGTPVKLLGREDASVDWYNLEKSKRVKAFRCGEFDDCIERAESSQGMPPKKREKYARREDAILHALELEKELLRKQGKLDRPSDARSKSSGSAKKDSGGSDISNGKPGNSKSNQSRSQDTSIKGEIVSSPRHLKKDQVGNPIWENDHSENIPRMRGLQDLGLKTACAKQKPTSFGALDVDCTLSPSSRVSSMGRTTHINGGEQMGGASRAKRSRCMYLPAESFDALDYKEVPANQIEMSPSRFVECDSYPFPSHLIEDNTREFLEDIESGSSESASSESESESDSSETEPDMDEDITSLSGATVRMDTRLGAFQRPDTLGSGSVGLEESDESSLSGEMPHFYSHDHLSVHEAVSKWQLKGKRNIRNLAKRSMDAAEIRGYDGPAHGIYHEERGTFRQRLLGQSSRRNHDFDDDVDVAGLSAKDFGTQMVGFDGRGYSRTARDSSRSRNSFNRNVIDWEGMPWENHAAVKREWEDKVWHFDPVFAGHRNFGGRKRSMLIDVDLKVQAGYQKEPVPIVSLMSKLDGKAIIGHPIQIEALQDSSTETLLPTNGYFSNGIINHDGNTSLPPAWRTAKRTNFRVPRPHPPFALGSYEAAEYHSLDHEGKPSFKKYNVGSSEYKAGLVKKSISHVPRSPTDRKFQRKFPKKVSLSSSQKTRTLSSIGIEQNLSSKTTHDSGNCQMDGLIKPESSGPTTVACIPVKLVFSRLLEKINRPPSKAASKAILSTSDVVRDPS from the exons ATGGAGAGTGGGGCAGGATCAGATGGAGGGGGTGTCGGGTCGATCGTGTGGGTACGCAGGAGGAACGGTTCATGGTGGCCGGGAAAGATACTGGGGCCCGACGAGTTACCGGCGTCTCATCTTACGTCTCCGAGGACCGGGACTCCGGTCAAACTTCTTGGCAGAGAGGATGCCAGCGT TGATTGGTACAATTTAGAAAAGTCTAAGCGTGTGAAGGCATTTCGATGTGGGGAGTTTGATGATTGCATTGAAAGGGCAGAATCCTCACAAGGTATGCCACccaagaaaagagagaaatatgCTCGACGGGAAGATGCTATCCTTCATGCACTTGAACTTGAAAAGGAATTGTTGAGAAAGCAAGGAAAATTGGATAGACCTTCTGATGCAAGAAGTAAATCATCTGGCTCTGCTAAAAAGGATTCTGGAGGTTCAGATATTAGTAATGGAAAACCTGGGAACTCAAAATCCAATCAATCCAGGAGTCAAGATACTTCCATCAAGGGTGAAATAGTGAGCAGCCCCAGACATTTGAAAAAAGACCAAGTTGGAAATCCTATTTGGGAAAATGATCATTCTGAAAACATACCCCGGATGAGAGGATTGCAGGACTTGGGGCTCAAGACTGCATGCGCAAAACAAAAGCCTACATCTTTTGGTGCTTTGGATGTTGACTGTACTCTATCTCCTTCCAGCAGAGTTTCTAGCATGGGAAGAACCACTCACATTAATG GAGGAGAGCAGATGGGAGGTGCTTCCCGAGCAAAAAGGAGCAGATGCATGTACTTGCCAGCTGAGTCTTTTGATGCTCTAGATTATAAAGAAGTTCCTGCAAACCAGATTGAGATGTCACCTTCCCGTTTTGTGGAATGTGATTCTTATCCTTTTCCTAGTCACTTGATTGAAGATAATACTAGAGAGTTCTTGGAAGACATTGAATCTGGTTCTTCTGAATCAGCTTCCTCTGAATCTGAGTCAGAGTCTGATTCTTCTGAGACTGAACCAGATATGGATGAGGATATCACTTCACTCTCAG GTGCTACCGTACGAATGGATACTCGATTGGGTGCCTTTCAAAGACCTGATACCTTAGGCAGTGGAAGTGTGGGCCTGGAGGAGTCTGATGAGTCATCTCTTTCTGGTGAGATGCCTCACTTTTATTCTCACGATCATCTTTCTGTGCACGAAGCTGTGTCCAAGTGGCAGCTAAAAGGGAAAAGGAACATACGGAATCTGGCAAAAAGATCCATGGATGCAGCAGAGATAAGAGGTTATGATGGACCTGCCCATGGGATATATCACGAAGAAAGGGGAACTTTCAGACAAAGGTTGTTAGGTCAGAGTTCTCGTAGAAATCATGACTTcgatgatgatgttgatgttgcTGGTCTGAGTGCAAAAGATTTCGGGACCCAAATGGTTGGCTTTGATGGGAGAGGATATTCTCGTACAGCAAGGGATTCATCCAGAAGTAGAAATAGTTTTAACCGTAACGTCATTGATTGGGAAGGCATGCCTTGGGAGAACCATGCTGCTGTGAAAAGAGAGTGGGAGGACAAAGTGTGGCACTTTGATCCTGTATTTGCTGGCCATCGTAATTTTGGTGGGAGGAAAAGATCTATGTTGATAGATGTAGATTTGAAAGTCCAAGCAGGATATCAAAAAGAACCTGTTCCTATTGTTTCATTGATGAGCAAGTTGGATGGGAAGGCAATTATAGGGCATCCCATTCAAATTGAAGCCCTACAGGACAGTTCAACTGAGACCCTTCTCCCCACTAATGGTTATTTCAGTAATGGAATAATTAACCATGATGGAAATACTTCACTTCCACCAGCATGGAGGACCGCCAAGAGGACCAATTTTAGGGTTCCACGTCCTCACCCACCATTTGCATTGGGTAGTTATGAAGCAGCTGAATACCATTCCTTGGATCATGAAGGAAAACCATCTTTCAAGAAATACAATGTAGGAAGTTCAGAGTATAAGGCAGGCCTGGTTAAAAAGAGCATCTCTCATGTTCCCCGCTCTCCTACCGACAGGAAGTTTCAAAGAAAGTTCCCGAAGAAAGTAAGCTTATCTTCTAGCCAGAAAACAAGAACTCTGTCATCAATTGGTATAGAGCAAAATCTCAGTTCTAAGACTACACATGATAGCGGTAACTGTCAAATGGATGGATTAATCAAACCAGAGTCATCTGGGCCCACAACAGTGGCTTGCATACCTGTCAAACTAGTATTCAGTAGGTTACTTGAAAAGATCAATAGGCCGCCATCAAAAGCGGCTAGTAAAGCGATTCTCTCCACTAGTGATGTAGTAAGAGATCCATCATAG
- the LOC18599458 gene encoding uncharacterized protein At1g51745 isoform X2 has protein sequence MEGVSGRSCGYAGGTVHGGRERYWGPTSYRRLILRLRGPGLRSNFLAERMPACSDWYNLEKSKRVKAFRCGEFDDCIERAESSQGMPPKKREKYARREDAILHALELEKELLRKQGKLDRPSDARSKSSGSAKKDSGGSDISNGKPGNSKSNQSRSQDTSIKGEIVSSPRHLKKDQVGNPIWENDHSENIPRMRGLQDLGLKTACAKQKPTSFGALDVDCTLSPSSRVSSMGRTTHINGGEQMGGASRAKRSRCMYLPAESFDALDYKEVPANQIEMSPSRFVECDSYPFPSHLIEDNTREFLEDIESGSSESASSESESESDSSETEPDMDEDITSLSGATVRMDTRLGAFQRPDTLGSGSVGLEESDESSLSGEMPHFYSHDHLSVHEAVSKWQLKGKRNIRNLAKRSMDAAEIRGYDGPAHGIYHEERGTFRQRLLGQSSRRNHDFDDDVDVAGLSAKDFGTQMVGFDGRGYSRTARDSSRSRNSFNRNVIDWEGMPWENHAAVKREWEDKVWHFDPVFAGHRNFGGRKRSMLIDVDLKVQAGYQKEPVPIVSLMSKLDGKAIIGHPIQIEALQDSSTETLLPTNGYFSNGIINHDGNTSLPPAWRTAKRTNFRVPRPHPPFALGSYEAAEYHSLDHEGKPSFKKYNVGSSEYKAGLVKKSISHVPRSPTDRKFQRKFPKKVSLSSSQKTRTLSSIGIEQNLSSKTTHDSGNCQMDGLIKPESSGPTTVACIPVKLVFSRLLEKINRPPSKAASKAILSTSDVVRDPS, from the exons ATGGAGGGGGTGTCGGGTCGATCGTGTGGGTACGCAGGAGGAACGGTTCATGGTGGCCGGGAAAGATACTGGGGCCCGACGAGTTACCGGCGTCTCATCTTACGTCTCCGAGGACCGGGACTCCGGTCAAACTTCTTGGCAGAGAGGATGCCAGCGTGTAG TGATTGGTACAATTTAGAAAAGTCTAAGCGTGTGAAGGCATTTCGATGTGGGGAGTTTGATGATTGCATTGAAAGGGCAGAATCCTCACAAGGTATGCCACccaagaaaagagagaaatatgCTCGACGGGAAGATGCTATCCTTCATGCACTTGAACTTGAAAAGGAATTGTTGAGAAAGCAAGGAAAATTGGATAGACCTTCTGATGCAAGAAGTAAATCATCTGGCTCTGCTAAAAAGGATTCTGGAGGTTCAGATATTAGTAATGGAAAACCTGGGAACTCAAAATCCAATCAATCCAGGAGTCAAGATACTTCCATCAAGGGTGAAATAGTGAGCAGCCCCAGACATTTGAAAAAAGACCAAGTTGGAAATCCTATTTGGGAAAATGATCATTCTGAAAACATACCCCGGATGAGAGGATTGCAGGACTTGGGGCTCAAGACTGCATGCGCAAAACAAAAGCCTACATCTTTTGGTGCTTTGGATGTTGACTGTACTCTATCTCCTTCCAGCAGAGTTTCTAGCATGGGAAGAACCACTCACATTAATG GAGGAGAGCAGATGGGAGGTGCTTCCCGAGCAAAAAGGAGCAGATGCATGTACTTGCCAGCTGAGTCTTTTGATGCTCTAGATTATAAAGAAGTTCCTGCAAACCAGATTGAGATGTCACCTTCCCGTTTTGTGGAATGTGATTCTTATCCTTTTCCTAGTCACTTGATTGAAGATAATACTAGAGAGTTCTTGGAAGACATTGAATCTGGTTCTTCTGAATCAGCTTCCTCTGAATCTGAGTCAGAGTCTGATTCTTCTGAGACTGAACCAGATATGGATGAGGATATCACTTCACTCTCAG GTGCTACCGTACGAATGGATACTCGATTGGGTGCCTTTCAAAGACCTGATACCTTAGGCAGTGGAAGTGTGGGCCTGGAGGAGTCTGATGAGTCATCTCTTTCTGGTGAGATGCCTCACTTTTATTCTCACGATCATCTTTCTGTGCACGAAGCTGTGTCCAAGTGGCAGCTAAAAGGGAAAAGGAACATACGGAATCTGGCAAAAAGATCCATGGATGCAGCAGAGATAAGAGGTTATGATGGACCTGCCCATGGGATATATCACGAAGAAAGGGGAACTTTCAGACAAAGGTTGTTAGGTCAGAGTTCTCGTAGAAATCATGACTTcgatgatgatgttgatgttgcTGGTCTGAGTGCAAAAGATTTCGGGACCCAAATGGTTGGCTTTGATGGGAGAGGATATTCTCGTACAGCAAGGGATTCATCCAGAAGTAGAAATAGTTTTAACCGTAACGTCATTGATTGGGAAGGCATGCCTTGGGAGAACCATGCTGCTGTGAAAAGAGAGTGGGAGGACAAAGTGTGGCACTTTGATCCTGTATTTGCTGGCCATCGTAATTTTGGTGGGAGGAAAAGATCTATGTTGATAGATGTAGATTTGAAAGTCCAAGCAGGATATCAAAAAGAACCTGTTCCTATTGTTTCATTGATGAGCAAGTTGGATGGGAAGGCAATTATAGGGCATCCCATTCAAATTGAAGCCCTACAGGACAGTTCAACTGAGACCCTTCTCCCCACTAATGGTTATTTCAGTAATGGAATAATTAACCATGATGGAAATACTTCACTTCCACCAGCATGGAGGACCGCCAAGAGGACCAATTTTAGGGTTCCACGTCCTCACCCACCATTTGCATTGGGTAGTTATGAAGCAGCTGAATACCATTCCTTGGATCATGAAGGAAAACCATCTTTCAAGAAATACAATGTAGGAAGTTCAGAGTATAAGGCAGGCCTGGTTAAAAAGAGCATCTCTCATGTTCCCCGCTCTCCTACCGACAGGAAGTTTCAAAGAAAGTTCCCGAAGAAAGTAAGCTTATCTTCTAGCCAGAAAACAAGAACTCTGTCATCAATTGGTATAGAGCAAAATCTCAGTTCTAAGACTACACATGATAGCGGTAACTGTCAAATGGATGGATTAATCAAACCAGAGTCATCTGGGCCCACAACAGTGGCTTGCATACCTGTCAAACTAGTATTCAGTAGGTTACTTGAAAAGATCAATAGGCCGCCATCAAAAGCGGCTAGTAAAGCGATTCTCTCCACTAGTGATGTAGTAAGAGATCCATCATAG
- the LOC18599456 gene encoding uncharacterized protein LOC18599456 has product MATALPSTAWHTIKLQPQSPLPLRRRPLLIQSFRRSDFDTFARRMASGEAWKDAWRTANDGFEQFVFEAKKTAERLDRRYSVSRRVSSVVRSATDRAREIDRELEIGLRWRTFTMDFSRNWPTYRKQLNDFLDTPLGRSFATIFFLWFALSGWLFRFLILATWILPFAGPLLIGAVANNLVIKGACPACKRQFVGYKNQIIRCASCGNIVWQPEGDFFRRDSRGTNSRKSEPEIIDVEFEEK; this is encoded by the exons ATGGCCACGGCTCTGCCATCAACGGCATGGCATACAATAAAGCTTCAGCCGCAGTCTCCGCTTCCTCTGCGGCGGCGTCCCTTATTAATCCAGTCCTTTAGGCGGAGCGACTTCGACACCTTTGCTCGCCGCATGGCTTCCGGTGAGGCCTGGAAGGACGCCTGGCGAACAGCCAACGACGGCTTCGAGCAATTTGTCTTCGAAGCTAAAAAGACCGCCGAACGCTTAGACCGTCGGTACTCCGTTTCCCGCCGAGTCTCCTCCGTCGTCCGATCCGCCACTGACCGTGCTCGTGAGATCGATCGGGAGCTCGAGATTGGACTCCGTTGGCGGACTTTTACTATGGATTTTAGTAGAAATTGGCCTACG TACAGGAAGCAGCTAAATGATTTCTTGGATACTCCATTAGGAAGAAGTTTTGCT acaattttcttcctttggttTGCATTATCTGGATGGCTGTTTCGATTTTTAATATTGGCCACATGGATACTGCCATTTGCGGGACCTCTTCTCATTGGGGCTGTTGCCAATAATCTTGTTATTAAG GGTGCTTGTCCAGCTTGTAAGAGACAGTTTGTTGGTTACAAGAACCAAATAATACGCTGTGCAAGCTGTGGAAACATTGTATGGCAACCAGAAGGGGACTTCTTCCGTAGAGATAGTAGGGGCACGAATTCAAGAAAGTCAGAACCTGAAATTATCGATGTTGAGTTTGAGGAGAAATGA